The sequence AGGACCCCAGTTTATGGGTGGCGATGTATTAGCCTGAGATATAGAAAATACCAGTGCAACATTTTGGCCAactaaaaccaaaaacacactcaTATGTTTTCGTTTTGGAGCTAGTCAGACAGTGAAAAATTATACGGGTTTTTTGTGTGTGCACTAATGCCCCTTCCTCCAAACAATGTCTGAACAACGATATAGTCCGTGGCTTATTCCTCGCCAGTTAAGGAAACCAGGGGCAATGGCTAtatactttatttttattttttaaacagcaGTTTGCATAAATATGTAATGCAATTCATCTAAAATTACTgtaatttcatatttttttaccAGTGTGGTGGTTTCTCCTGAACACACCTTGTAGTTGAATAACATTGTATCCATTTTCAATTGGCTAGATAATGACGATGCAAAACAAAGTGACTCGATTGGTTTATTAGGAGTCAGGCTCCTTTATTTATCCTTATGATTGGACCATGGAACTGAGCAGACCAGTGAGATAATCGCAGTTCGCATACTTGTGCAAGTGACATATGTGTTCATTATTGCCTTGGATACAATCATTTTATTTACATTGTTTTGAATACAATTTTAAATTCTTACACTATTTGCAGCTTATCTGGTAAATATGGACCGTATTCTTTCAAAGATTTTCGCCTCCGAGACAGAAGAGTTGTATGTTTTGGACTGCCTGGCATACTTCATGATTTTCATGGCTGCTTGTACCTTCATAACATTACTATTTGAGAATGTCCCCTATGGCAGATACGCAACAAGCAGATATGGATTCCCCGTCAACGTCAAATTCGCCTGGTTCGTGCAGGAACTACCTGCTTTTCTGGTGCCACTGTGCCTTGTGCTGTGGACTTCTGCGGCGAAAACCACTCATCTTCCCAATCAGTTACTGCTGATCATGTACTTCTGCCACTATGTGCAAAGGTAAGACCCAATGGTTAGAAGATAGTTTGACAAAGTAACACTGTACTTCACATGCATACAAAGTACTAACTGTCATATCTTCTAGGTCAGTGGTTCTCAAACGTTTTTTGGTTACTGTACAACCAAGTACATTTTGCTCTGCCCAGAGTACCCCCTCATATGCAATTGATTTCTCAATTGTAATAACACATTGCTAAATGATGTGCCAACGTTGTAACTGAAATGCAGTGCATTGCCAGCCATGAGACACATGCATCCTAGACAACTGGTGGGGAAATTATTATTCATCAGTTCTATTTATATTCTTCTAGATCGCTCATCTATCCATTTTTAATTCGTGGAGGGAAATCTACACCATTTGCATCGTTCGCCTTGGCCTTTGTGTTCTGCATCTATAATGGCTACATGCAGGTCAGATACCTGAGTCACTATGCAGAGTACTCTGCTGATTGGGTTACCAGCCCTTGCTTTATCACAGGTAAGAGACATGGTTGACATGACATATAGCATAGGGTCTGTATTAATGCATAAACCACACATTCACAAATTACACAGTTGTCTATTTCAATATGTTCCATGAATTTCTTCTCGTTCTAGAGTTATCCACGTCATGCTATCCAAAACATACCTTACATTTCCTAATTTTCACCTCATTGGTTGTCTTATATACACTGTCATTATAAATCAGCTTCCCTATTGGTTGATTTTCAGGCTCTGCTTTatggttggtgggttggttggtgAACGTTCACTCAGACCACATCCTGAGGAACCTACGGAAGCCTGGAGAGATCAGCTACAAGATACCAACAGGTAAGATACCTGCTACcagagagcgatatagagagagacaggttttCCACTGATCAGACGCCATGACCGTTTTGGACAGCATGCTGTAACATTTTCACATCAGTTCTCTCACGGCCAGCTGAACACATTGTAAATAATGGCTGTGAAATGTGTCTATGCTAGCTACAACCATAGTAGCACACTGATGTTCAGTGTTGCTTAAAACAGGGAGTTCACTCTTTCCAGAGGGTGGATCCAGTAATCTATTTGAAATCCAGggttacagagggtagtgtcactATGACACACCAGAGAGGGTTGAAACCATCACCTTGTGCCCGAGGTGAACCCTTCATAACTGATGAACCAGTTGAAACCTGTCCACCCTAAAGCCTTGTAGAAATAAAGCTTTTTACGGTAGAGACAGAAGAATGCAGCAAGTCTAGCTAGTCACACCGTATGGAAAAATTCTTACATTTTAGttatttaagtgccttgctcaagggcacagacagatcTTTTTCACCAATTAGAACCAATGACCTTCAGTTACTGGCCCTACGTTTTTAACCgtttggctacctgccgccctgcaGGCACTCCTGGAATCCAGAGAAACATGATGTTTTAGAAGAGTGGTGGTGAAGGCAGTGGCTGTACACAGTCTGTGTTCAAGCAGGGGGAGGACTGAAGCCATCTATGGTCTTTAGTGCCTCGTTTATGAATCATTTTTTTATGCTGCTGTATTTCAGTCTATGACCTTAACACTCAAAATTGAGATCAAACCAATTCTAAGTCACTGAAGGTTGAAGCCAGAGACTGTGAGAAAGGATCTGAAATACAATGCTACAGTTTCACCGGAAACAGACCTGAAGAAATTGAAACGGGTAGATTAACATTTGTCTTTAGTAGTGTTTTGCTTCCTTTTGTAATAATGCCTCTATTGAATGCTTTACTTAACGGCAGTTTATAAAATCATAGTGCTCTCTTTCTCCAATTATCCAACCACAATGACAATTTGAACAGTTTTGATGAAAATAATCAAGTGTGTGAAATTGTATCAGAAGTGGGTTTTCTGTATTGCAGCCTAGGTGGATAGATCTTGATAGAGCTCACGATCATTGTACAATGGCTataacctggtcccagacctgGTTGTACTCTATAACCAACTCCTTGAtattacatttgatttatttagcagacgctcttgtaCGGGTCTTACAATagtgtgtgcatacatttgtACTTTTTCGTACTGACAAGCCAGTGAATGAGCATAGacattggcaagacagcacaaacatctGGGAccaagataaaaaataaaattgtgaTGGGCACTGATATGGAAAATGTATATTGAAATCAGTTGCATTTTATCAAACATCTGTTTGAATGAATAACATTGCAACTGTGTGGACTTCTCTTCCAAGGCTTTGAAGTTCAGATAACCGTTTCCTGATTTTCCATGGGCCAGGTGTGAATGTTCTGGGAGCCTAGCCCAGCTTGAAAACAATGGAAAGCCTGTTGATGGCCCATCAGCAGGCTGTTAAGTATGCTATTAGATGTTCTGTGACTGCAGGAACAGTCATGAATGTACTTTTACACAATAGTGTAGGTTAACAGCAAGGATAAACCCATATCACGATATGCCATGCTcatatcagtattacattaatTATCGATATTGGTGCTCACCACTAAACATTCGTATTGGGTGGAAAAAtagtatatacacacagtaccagtcaagtttggacacacctactcattcaaggtttttcttagttgtactattttctacattgtaaaaataaaacatggaatcatgtcgtaaccaaacaggtgttaaacaaatcaaaatatattttagattcttcaaagtagccaccctttgcctttgacagctttgcacactcttggcattctctcaaccaccatcacctggaatgcttttccaacagttttgaaggagttcccacgtgctgagcatttgttggctgctcaGTACAAAAATGTATGTACCCACTACTGTAAGTCAGTCTGGATAAGCATGTCTGCTAACACTAAAACCCAGACCTTGGATCAATGGAATCTTGACTGGCGCAGGTGATAAACATGCGACACGGGCCTGGTTAATCCCATTGCTGTCGTGACTGTTCCTGTGATTCTACCaaattatttatatatacactagatgactgataggggGTGCCATTCATTCTTCTGGGCAGTGCCAATATGGTTGAGGGCgggagcgtagcctagtggttagagcgttggactagtaaccggaaggttgctagttcaaactctcgagctgacaaggtactaatctgtcgttctgcccctgaacaggcagttaacccactgttcctaggcagtcattgaaaataagaatgtgttcttaactgacttgcctggttaaataaaggtaaaattacaatgtaaaaaaattgcccggtggcttcaaagcctttCACTGgtcaatacatagcatcagcaatccacggtttatatactgtacatcactGGTTGTACCCTGTCTTATGTTCTCTCCTGTAGGTGGGCTGTTTGAATATGTGTCTGGAGCAAACTTCTTTGGTGAGATAACAGAGTGGGCGGGATTTGCCCTGGCGGCTCATTCTGTCCACAGCGCATCCTTCGCCATCTTCACTCTCATTGTTCTTGCCAGCAGAGCCTTCGCTCACCACAGGTAGGAAGGAAACACACACGGTTTGGGGTGAACTACACCTTTAACACTTGTAATACTATAATAGTGAATTCAtgtcctcctgtctttccttctctctaggTGGTACCTTCAGAAATTCGAAGACTACCCCAAATCCAGGAAGGCATTGATACCATTTGTATTATAATGATTCACTACAATGATCCAACCTCCAACAGCCCAACGCAACGAGCTGTGACCCTATGCTACATCATCTGGGGTCTGGTTAGGTTTGTTATTGCTTGTTTGTTTGGGTTGACCTCAAGAGAATACTTACAAGGATGAACACAATGAGTACTGACAATTCTATTCACTGGGAAGATATGAAGAGCTCCAGAAACCACAACACCAATGACAAGATTATTAGACATGCCCTGATGGAGGATACAATGCCAAGTAGAGGCAATTTATTTTGAGAAAAAATAAATCCTCCAAGAGTGGCTGGATATATTTTTCACATGGTTGCACCTCAGCTCTCACCAACTTGGTTATGTCCCGCAATAAGATTTACTATAGTATGTGGCAACTTACTTTTACGATACTTTCACAGCGGACCAACCAACAGAACCAATCCATCTTACAAAGGTTCAGCTCCATTTCAACAGATCCCCTAACCTCTGCCCTTCCCCTAACTCCCTGCAGCAGTGTGTGCATCTCTCGCCCTCTCTGTTGCGTGCAGGCGGAGAATGAGCCAACCATCAAAACACAATCCGTCAGTAGAGCTCTAGTTTCCCCGGTGAGACAACCCAGTGCTAGAAGGACTGAGAATTAACTTACTGTCAACACACAGGAATGCACACAGACAGATTTCACTGCTTGTGGAAGAAACTAGCTCTTTGTATATTCGTGCACTCACGTGTGTGTCAGAGGAATCTGTCGTGAGCAGTGTTGTAGTCTTCCCCTATGATTTGTAGTGCTAGCAGCACTGAGGATGAACCAACCCttcaccgcacacacacacacacttcgtgAGGCGACCCCAGCCTTAGGGCTGAAAATGGGGTTATGAACCAGAGATACAAATGAGAGAAATGCTCCATTCAGTCAGTAAGGACACTGGGTTAGCCTATCACCCAGAGCTTGTTGCTGccatagagagagacaaagaaagggaCAGTGAAAAgatagtgatggagggagagagagagtgtgggctaGTGAGGGAGTGAGCAATACTCCAACCTGACATTCTTGCTCTGGGGGTTTTCCTTGGCTCTGTCACATGCAGCACGTGAGCAGGGAGGGAAGCAGACATTATGCAAAGAGCGCACACACAGTAGAGAAGGTGCTGCCAGTAGGCTCCAGCTTGCCTCATTccattacagagtttaatgggcTGGAAGATGGCTGTGTGTAGGGTTGACTGCAAATGGTGTCTGGAATCGCTCTCTCTTTGCGTGTGTAATGACGAACACCTCTAGTTACGTGGTCCTCGTCTCCTTCCCAGCCCTCTGTCTTCACATGTAGTTTATAGTATCAATCCTGTAAGTGAGGATAGTATATTTTTAATTGGGCAGCAATGATTTTTTTACTGAAACATTGGATTCATTTCAATGATATGTCATGAATGGAATCAAAATGAGTAACAGAATTGGAAATGCTGAACTGCACTGtggactccatctctctctgtgtgtgtagtgttctcaAGAGTCAAGCTATTACACCCATTGCCCCAAGCCACATATTTGTCTGAGGTAAGAGCTCACCTTGTGAATTCCTTGTGGTCTTAGGACAGCATTGCATTTTGACTCACACTGAACTGAGCTGTTAGCAAGCAGTAAAATTGGTTGTTGAGCTCCTTAGCTTACCAGGGTCATTCAGGGAGAGACTAGGATCAATGACATTAAAAAGTCACCCAGCTTGtggtaatacattttttttgttttacctctACAAGGACCAGGAAGTCATTTTAACATAAGTATTTTCTGATATAAGAGGGATGCTCCAAATGAAACGACCTGTTTCTTAATGTAAtcaattacatgtatttttttattgcCAATCTGTCATACACAAAGGCTGTCCAACATTTTGCCAGGGTTATTCAAATTTCTCATTACCATGGTGACTGATTACTTATTTCAAATTAACTTTATCTTAGCAGTCTACTCCTGTTATGATACTGGGTGCTGTTATTGAATTATtcataaaacatatttttctgTATAAACATGGTCACAAATTCTTCAAATATTTACTTTGAACAGTATTGGGTGATTTGTAATGAGTCAAATTGTGTGGCAGCTGAGAGCGAGGTGTGTGTCGTTACCACAGCTACAAAGAAAAAAATTGGCTATatctaaaaaaaaactttttttaaattaCGTTTTTTGGTCTTAACATAAGGTTAGGCataatgttagcagtgtggttaaggttaggtttaaaatctgattttaggAAGAGAAATTGGAGAAATAGGCGAGGGTTtaggactttgtggctgtggtaacaaGGGACGACCGGGGTGTGTTCAAACCGATCGTTTAAAATCCTACAGACATGCGCACGGCACTTCGGTTTGAAGAGAATACGCCATATTGAATCACCGTAGACTTCTGCTAGCGATTTTCAGCTAGCTGTTTGAAAAGGACCGGTCTTCTAATGGTCTTCATTTGGCGTTaccatttctctctgtctttgtaaCACGGGTTATTATCACATTTCTTTAGTCAGGGCAGTAGTGTATTTTTAACGGGCACATTGATTTGCTTGAAAGGGGTTCCGAAAAAAAGTTGAATGGATCCGAGGGTGGCTTGGAATCAGCCCGAGCAGAAAGGACCTGCGAATGCATCATGGATGCGAATCTGGGAGATTTCTCAGGTACGAGCGACCTCCGGTCAACATCATAATAATCAGAACCACAACCTGTGTGTGAATTATCCAACGTTGGACGTTTATAAAAATGTTGCGGCATCGAGCAATAGCATTAACACCACTGCTAGTCTGAGCAGCAGCCATCACTGTATTTCAAACCGTACTACTAATCACGGCACTTCATTTTCCTCCTTCGGGTCAACGTTACCCAAAGGCAACGTACAGAACATATTGACCCCGTCCAACGCGAACGGTAACAGTGTAACGACAGATTTGTTGGGAGACAGTGGAATGCCCCAAAAGACGGAATCTGGAACGGACAGTCCATCTTCGAACTGCTCGTTGGGAAGGACTTGCGGTGGCAATGTAACGGGAAATAGTAATAAAAGCCCTGGATGTGCCAATCTGTTTTTTAGCTTCAGCGAAAGCATGCATAATAATGTCAACCAATTCCACCACCATCAAAGGCATCATCAGGATCACCCCCAGTACAATTTCCAACATAATTGTGTGAAGCGTCACCCACCATCACCCTTAAATAACCACACTCACCATCCAGGCCGAAGGAAAAGTGACAACAAGGCGAGCACCTATGGGATTAATTACTTGCTTTCTAACTGGACTAATGACAACCATGTTAGCTCGGGGACTGGAACTCCTTGGAAGACGAGGAAATACAGCCCCGGTGTTGATGGGTGAGTATTTTTGATAGGGTCATTGCCCCACTGGGATTGTTTGACGCCAACATGCAtacagaacaatgagacagatatttcaccggatgtttaaATGTAACATCCGGTTGGCCTTTCattcactaccaaatatggtgatgagaggaagcccattgGCCGGCTGTGGGAGAAGATTGGGCAATATGAATTTTGGCCGATTAAATATTTTATCTCCATACAGTTCTGTATCAGTAACTATAATTTGTAGCTAACTGAGTGGATTAGGTTTTGAAGACTTTACCCTTTAGTGAgtgaaaaaaatatttgtttataagtgcaagggcgaattgagttattgcacacacgcgtttcacagagtaggcgttcctTAACGGAAATATGCAATTAAATACTGGAACGCGCCAATAGAACCTCACTAGCTCGTCCTTGTTCTGTCCACTGATTAATCGGCGCCCATTGGAAACAGGCTCTAGTTTATCTTGAGTTAGTTATACTCTTTGGCTAACTTGCTAATGTTAACCACGACAGCTAGCTGTCATAGTTTCCTATTCCtattagttaacgttagctacttTTATTTATGACTGTAAAAATGTCATCTTGTCATGCCTACAGTTAATCAGTTAACGTGTAATTTTGGTGTTTGTTTGATTTGCTGCACGGGCGGTAGTAATGCGAATGTTAACTTTGAGCTAGATTGAACTGCAGTGGCTAACCAGTTTTTTGTATTTGTTAGCAGTgcattagctagcttgctaagcAGGTAGCGGCTAACTAACGCTTTGGTAGGGTTAGCTTGCTAACTTATTGGTTACTTAACATATGAATGGTTGGGTAACTTCTAGAATATATGTTTAAGTCACACAAATTTACAAATGGGTTCATAGTTAGCCACTTGGAGGATGAATCTCTCACTCAATATATAGTTATTCAACTATAGCTAGATagtttgcttgctagctaactaCATTCCATATATTATTGTTGATTAGATTAGCTAGCTATATATATTTCCTAGTTGGTGACCACCGCTATAAAATCAGAGGCTGCAACAAAAACTGCCAGGTGACTTTATGATACCAAGATAACTACTATATTAGGAGTAAGAAGGTTATCAATAAGTTCATTTTCATTAGATTTGCTGAAAATACAAAATCATGTTTCAACAATAAATCTGTTTATTTTGCCAAAAACATGCACACGATCTCTTATCTACCTTTAGTATGCACAGAAGCAATTTTAAGGATCACAGGTCGCATGTTTCGTCACAATATTGTTTTGGACTGATGCCTGGTTGAGAGTTCTACTCCATCGTCGATGAAGATTTAATCTTAAATGCATTACAGTGACTTGGAAATACTGTCATTCCAAATAGTTAGTAGGGAAACCTTCTGTCTTAATTTTGATGTCGCCAGATTTACTTTAGATGTagtataacgttagctagctttcTCAAGGCCACTGGATTTTAGCATTGTTAATTTTTTTTCGAACTTTGCTAGCTGACGAGAACATTGAGATGCGTAAAGTAAATTTCACGACATGATAATGCTGGCAAagttgtttcctactaaatatttGAGTGCTTTTGCAATAGTAGTTAGGCTCCGACCAGAATGACTGGGTTTATCACCACTTTAGGGCATCACTTTGGGTACGCCGGCAGAGGGCGGCTTGAGAACGCTCATAACAATGGCATGACGTGACGGAGGAAGGACCTAACGaagattttagcatgtaaatctaaTTGGCGAAAAACAAATACAACTGAAAGTGGGacgcatgccagcaaagccactacacaacaagtaacaacaatacattaattgcactttaAGGGTGACACACGGTggccacaaactgttagggcatATATAAAGCtatcccaacatcttaccactgctacacctggctatcagcggagccttgtctggcagtaaAACAGTTCATTCCTTTTCATTTACTGCCTATaaaaacatatctgatatggctgacttgcttaaacaaatgtggtttctaatgacaattgagatgtacaaactatggaatAAGGACACGACAAACgaataagaggcaatccgtaatttcgattaagacattaatgtgCAAGCTAGGACAGacagtcaatataactatttctttaacacttttgaaatgtacagcaacagaattcagagcTTGGGCCGTTCTTAATGTTcttcctgtacaccaagtcagaaccgtaggataaataacaggggcatataagcagacaatgaaagttcttacaatattcaatgattacatttctctaaaacaggctgtaccttctccgctatgcaatcagGTTTCCGAACTGTAAACGAGTGCACCTTTGCCATGTTCAAGGTCCTGAACAatgtcataaccgccatcgataaaagaccgtactgtgcagccatcttcatcaacCAGGCcaaaggcttttgactctgtcaatcactgtattcttgTTGGCAGAAtccacagccttggtttctctaatgactgcctcgcctggttcactaactacttcacagagttcagtgtgtcaaatcggggggcctgttgtccggacctctggaagtctctatgggggtgccagagGGTTCAATGCTAGGGCCAACTATTTTCTCTATatgtcaatgatgtcgctcttgctgcgggggattctttgatccacctctatgaagacgacaccattctgtatacatctggcccttctttggacactgttttaACTTCTTGATGCAACCCATCCCGTTagtgggatcattttcatcaacaaccgctgaattgcagagcgccacatttaaaataaaaaaaataaaaaaatacaaatgtatattcatgaaatcacaagtgcaatatagcataacacagcttagctttttgttaatccacctgtggtgtcagattttgaaaatatgctttacagcgaaagcaatccaagcggtTGTAAGTTTTCCGATCactagacaaaacattatgaacacctagcatcaaagtagcttggtcacgaaaatcagaaaagcaatcaagtccgtaggggagttggagcgatgagacaagatcgtaactactaattggatatcacaaaaaagGGGGTAATGTTTGAATACATCGGCCATGCTATCAATCTAGCATGACTTCTGCCACTTTCAAAACAACAGGAAACTCAGAActggaaatctcagacttcagtgagttcaagacaactgggaactcggataaAACTAGGTCTGACTGGAAAATACGGAAAATTATTTTTAAAGGTCATCCAACTCTGAATTCTAAGTTGGGATTTCGTGCCTCTTTCTGGAGCCCACAAGAAGGACCGCCGCGTCACCTTCCAGTCCAAGTGATTACAGTACAACaaagtgagtccaaaaatgtcttgtatgctgctgcataaataatgtaatattcaacagatatatatatatatatatatatactgtagccaagaaagtaatactaagtgtatgttgtgttgtaaGCTGGTAGTAGCCCATGTGTCTCACCCACATCATTTGTAATGTTTAGTGCTTAGTTgtatagtggctttgctggcatgcatacaCCCAGAAAAATGTGTTTGCCTCACTAAGATGTACATGCTATTTTACCAAGATAGTCAGAACACATCATCAAATACATTAAGAAATGTATTATGATCGTCAGACAAATTACTGTCATCACTGAAAAACGATGTGACGACATAATTCACTTGAAGATTTCTGATATtggggtggtccttctgtagctcagttggtagagcatggcgcttgtaacgccagggtagagggttcgattcccgggtccacccatacgtagaatgtatgcacacatgactgtaagtcgctttggataaaagcgtctgctaaatggcatatataaattaatcgcttacctttgatgatctttggatattttcactcacaagactcccagttacacagtaaatgttccttttgttccaaaaacattatttttacatccaaaatacctctgtttgtttggcgcgttatgttcagaaatccacaggctcgagcggtcacgacaacgcagatgaaaattccaaatagtatctgtaatgtccacagaaaaatgtcaaacgttttttataatcaatcctcaggttgtttttaaaatatataatcgataatatatcaaccggcacGGTctctttttcaataggagagggagagacaatggctgccccactctgttgcgcaagcaaaactcatgcgaacacccagctatccactgaggcgatgttatctttcttgctcatttttcaaaataaaagcctgaaactatgtctaaagactgttgacaccttgaggaagcaataggaaaaggaatctgggtGATATACCTTTACATTTagcaaaggcaggctatggaacatggagctttcaaaataataAAGCCaattcctggtttgattttccttaGGTTTTCGccttcagttctgttatactcagacaatttaaaaaaaaaaatgaattttacccctttttctcctcaatttcgtggtatccaattgtttagtaccCCTTTTTCTCCAATAGTCAATATCTTGTCTCATCtctacacaacccaaccaagccgcactgcttcttaacatagcgcgcatccaacccggaagccagccgcaccaatgtgtcggaggaaacactgtgcacttggcaaccttggttagcgcgcatcgagcccggcctgccacaggagtcgctggtgcgcgatgagacaaggatatccctaccggccaaaccctccggtcgcggccggttacgacagagcctgggcgcgaacccagagtctctggtggcacagctggcgctgcagtacagcgcccttaaccactgctccacccgggaggccccacagacaatattttgaccgttTCGGagactttagtgttttctatcctaatctgtcaattatatgcatattctatttctatttccctctataccatttgtatttcattaacctttgactattggatgttcttataggcacattagtattgccagtgtaacagtatagcttccgtcactcttccctgggctcgaaccagcaacacaacaacaattagcgcgcgctaactagctagccatttaacttcggttacacgagcctcatcttgggagttgataggcttgaagtcataaacagtgcaatgcttgacgcacaacgaagagctgctggaaaaatgcacgaaagtgctgtttgaatgaatgtttacgcgcctgcttctgcctaccaccgctcagtcagatttttgcaacgcaggacacactagataatatctagtaatatcatcaaccatgtgtagttaactagtgcttatgattgattgttttttataagatacgtttaaagctagctagcaacttaccgtggcttactgcattcgcgtaacaggcag comes from Oncorhynchus gorbuscha isolate QuinsamMale2020 ecotype Even-year linkage group LG24, OgorEven_v1.0, whole genome shotgun sequence and encodes:
- the srd5a1 gene encoding 3-oxo-5-alpha-steroid 4-dehydrogenase 1 is translated as MDRILSKIFASETEELYVLDCLAYFMIFMAACTFITLLFENVPYGRYATSRYGFPVNVKFAWFVQELPAFLVPLCLVLWTSAAKTTHLPNQLLLIMYFCHYVQRSLIYPFLIRGGKSTPFASFALAFVFCIYNGYMQVRYLSHYAEYSADWVTSPCFITGSALWLVGWLVNVHSDHILRNLRKPGEISYKIPTGGLFEYVSGANFFGEITEWAGFALAAHSVHSASFAIFTLIVLASRAFAHHRWYLQKFEDYPKSRKALIPFVL